In Numenius arquata chromosome 3, bNumArq3.hap1.1, whole genome shotgun sequence, one genomic interval encodes:
- the FZD6 gene encoding frizzled-6 codes for MGVLAFSATCSLLLTLVRGHSLFTCEPITISRCSGMPYNMTFFPNIMGHYDQDTAALQMEPFLPLMNLHCSPDVHTFLCKAFVPACLEQVHVIHPCRSLCEKVYSDCKKLMDTFAIAWPEELECSRLVNCDETVPATAAVTTDLHGTRKTPGQARRDYGFWCPRHLHTTNGQGYKFLGIDQCAPPCPNMYFKNYELDVAKSFIGIVSIFCLCATLFTFLTFLIDVKRFRYPERPIIYYSVCYSIVSLMYFIGFLLGNRTACNKADDKLEIGETVVLGSQNKACTFLFMVLYFFTMAGTIWWVILTITWFLAAGRKWSCEAIAQKAMWFHAVAWGIPGFLTIMLLAMNKVEGDNISGVCFVGLYDLDASLYFVLLPLCLCVFFGLSLLLAGIISLNHVRQVIQHDGRNQEKLKKFMIRIGVFSGLYLVPLVALLGCYVYELVNRKIWETTWVFDHCDQYHIPCPYQAKALARPEIFLFLMKYLLTLIVGISPVFWVGSKKTCSEWANFFNRNRKRDPISESRRVLQESCEFFLRHNSKVKHKKKHYKSTSHRLKVISKSMGTSTGGTTNHGTSAVAITNHDYLSQETVAEIKTSPETSEKEIEADGISARRVEEGENSGDQMLSSPKLTVDQVEKRNKADSTCDMTSLTESMKRVGEGRITPKNDFIDSPPLQSSCSQIPDVSQSPPASLLVYSASDTRRELDSGNSSNP; via the exons CCTTTTCTTCCGCTTATGAATCTTCACTGTTCACCAGACGTCCACACATTTCTGTGCAAAGCCTTTGTCCCTGCCTGCCTGGAGCAAGTTCATGTGATTCACCCTTGTCGGAGCCTCTGTGAGAAAGTGTATTCTGACTGTAAGAAGTTGATGGACACTTTTGCAATCGCATGGCCTGAAGAGCTGGAATGTAGCAG ACTAGTCAATTGTGATGAGACTGttcctgccactgctgctgtAACCACAGACTTACATGGAACTCGGAAGACCCCAGGCCAGGCCCGAAGGGATTATGGATTCTGGTGTCCACGGCACTTGCACACCACCAATGGACAAGGCTACAAGTTTCTGGGAATTGACCAGTGCGCACCCCCGTGTCCCAATATGTACTTCAAAAATTATGAATTGGATGTTGCGAAAAGCTTCATTGGAATAGTTTCAATTTTTTGTCTCTGTGCTACGCTTTTCACATTCCTGACTTTTCTGATTGATGTTAAAAGGTTTAGGTACCCAGAGAGGCCGATCATATACTACTCCGTCTGTTACAGCATAGTCTCCCTAATGTACTTCATTGGGTTTTTACTTGGGAACAGAACTGCCTGTAACAAGGCAGATGATAAGTTAGAAATCGGTGAAACAGTTGTTCTTGGCTCCCAAAACAAAGCCTGTACTTTCCTTTtcatggttttgtattttttcactaTGGCAGGAACTATATGGTGGGTGATTCTTACAATCACTTGGTTCCTTGCAGCGGGAAGAAAATGGAGCTGTGAAGCTATTGCACAAAAGGCCATGTGGTTCCATGCAGTTGCGTGGGGAATACCTGGTTTTCTAACCATCATGCTCCTTGCGATGAACAAAGTTGAAGGGGACAATATCAGTGGAGTTTGTTTTGTGGGTCTCTACGATCTGGATGCCTCTCTGTACTTTGTGCTTTTGCCCCTGTGCCTTTGTGTGTTTTTCGGTCTCTCTCTTCTTTTAGCTGGtattatttctttaaatcatGTGCGGCAAGTCATACAGCACGATGGCAGAAACCAGGAGAAACTAAAGAAATTTATGATCCGAATTGGAGTTTTTAGTGGGTTATACCTGGTGCCGCTTGTAGCACTTCTTGGATGTTATGTCTATGAACTGGTGAACCGGAAAATCTGGGAGACGACTTGGGTATTTGACCACTGTGACCAGTACCATATTCCTTGTCCTTACCAG GCAAAGGCACTAGCAagaccagaaatatttttgtttctgatgaaATACTTGCTGAcattaattgttggcatatctcCAGTCTTCTGGGTGGGAAGTAAAAAGACCTGTTCTGAATGGGCCAATTTCTTCAACAGAAATCGCAAAAGAGA TCCAATCAGCGAGAGTCGAAGAGTGCTGCAAGAATCATGCGAATTTTTCTTGAGGCACAATTCCAAAGTTAAACATAAAAAGAAGCACTACAAATCAACTTCACACAGATTGAAAGTCATTTCGAAGTCAATGGGGACTAGTACGGGTGGCACAACAAATCATGGAACTTCTGCGGTAGCAATCACTAATCATGATTACTTAAGCCAAGAAACTGTTGCAGAAATTAAAACCTCTCCAGAGACATCTGAGAAAGAGATAGAGGCAGACGGAATATCAGCCCGAAGGGTCGAGGAGGGTGAAAACAGTGGAGATCAAATGTTATCTAGTCCTAAACTGACTGTGGATcaggtggaaaaaagaaacaaagccgATAGCACATGTGATATGACTAGCTTGACTGAGAGCATGAAGAGAGTAGGTGAAGGAAG aATAACTCCTAAAAATGATTTTATCGATTCTCCTCCATTACAAAGCAGCTGTTCCCAAATACCTGATGTCTCACAGTCACCTCCCGCATCACTACTTGTCTACTCGGCTTCAGACACTAGAAGAGAGTTGGATTCAGGAAACAGTTCAAACCCTTGA